CCTTCGGATCTATCTCCTCTAGATTAATGGTGTTTTGCAGGGTAAATCCGCTGCTTGCGGTGCGTATGAGACGGGCTAATGTAGCGCCGGTTCCCACTAATTCTCCTAAATCGCGAGCGATCGCGCGAATATAAGTTCCCGAGCCGCAGGCGATCGCTAAATCCAGCTCGGGATGCTCTCCATCGCGCCAATCTAATGCTCGAATCTCGTGCACTTCAACCCTTCGCATCGGAACCTCCACCCGTTCTCCCCGTCGAGCCAGATCGTACAACCGCCGCCCTCCCAACTGAATAGCACTGTAGATCGGAGGAATCTGCTCGATTTTTCCCTGGAATTGAGTCAAGACCGATTGGATCTTATCTAAGGTGAGAGAGGATGCCGATTGAGTTGCGGTCACTTCTCCATCTAAATCGTTCGTATCCGTACGAATGCCAAAGCGCACGGTAGCCTCATAAGCTTTATCTGGAGGTAGAAACTGCAACAGGCGAGTGGCCTTGCCAACGGCAATGGGTAACACTCCAGTGGCTGCCGGATCGAGAGTTCCAGCGTGGCCGACTCGCTTGATGCCCAATAAGCGACGCACCCGCCCTACACAATCATGGGATGTCCAGCCCATGGGTTTATTCACATTGAGAAATCCGATATCCACACCGCGATCGCCTTGGGAACCATAGAACCCATAATTATCTCTGAGAACGATCTTACAGCGAATTGGGTTCGAGGGCTTCCGGTGGCGGAATCTCCGCGCTAGACAAGGATTCGGCGGCATAGGCTTCGCGATCGCGATCGGGAGCGGAATGCTGGGGACCGGGTTGCAATTGCTCTTGTGCTGCCCCAGAAGGCGCTTCACCATACAGTAATGTCAAACCTCCTACTGCTCCTGCCATTAGTGCCGTGTAGCCCACATAGAGGTGCGCTGGTTGCAAATACATGCTCCGCTTATTGCCAGTCGGAGGGCGATACCAAGAAGGAATCACGGAGTGACGAGTATCGGGAGTGGGAAGAGTTGAGAGAAGTTGTTGGCTGTCTAAACCGAGCACGATGCTTAAGCGACGGACAAAGCCTTGAAGATAAACTTCTTCGGGCAAGCGATCGAGATCGCCGGCTTCCAATGCTTTTAACTCGTGCAGAGGAATTCGTGTTAGGGCATGTAATTGCTCGAGGGACAAAGAACGGGCATAACGGGCGTGTTGCAGTTGTTCCCCGATCGCTTTCCAAGCTTGTTCTTTTTCTTCTTTGGCTTTTTGTTGGGCTAATTGTGCTTTGGAGACCTTTCGAGGACGGAAAGACGCTACTTTTTTCGTCGTCTCAATCGCCGGTGGAGTCGGATTTGAGGGCGGGGTGGTCACTGGGGCGATCGCGGCTTCCGATTGCGATCGGTGTATTTTTTTTCGCTCTTGCGCGAGAAAATGCTGAAGAGAAATACGGATGGCTTCTCTGCCCATGGCTTTAATCAACATGGACATATCTTCTAAGGGAGGGTTTAAGGCCTCTCCTGACTGAGTTTGCAAGGCTGCTAGGGTACGGCGATAGACTTCGGAATGGTGCAGCTTAT
The nucleotide sequence above comes from Roseofilum casamattae BLCC-M143. Encoded proteins:
- the truB gene encoding tRNA pseudouridine(55) synthase TruB translates to MDIGFLNVNKPMGWTSHDCVGRVRRLLGIKRVGHAGTLDPAATGVLPIAVGKATRLLQFLPPDKAYEATVRFGIRTDTNDLDGEVTATQSASSLTLDKIQSVLTQFQGKIEQIPPIYSAIQLGGRRLYDLARRGERVEVPMRRVEVHEIRALDWRDGEHPELDLAIACGSGTYIRAIARDLGELVGTGATLARLIRTASSGFTLQNTINLEEIDPKVQPISLPLVSPHVALAHLPHLILSLDEARAWSHGQSVPISADVLSSGVQRVSAESGEFLGIGLLPESEDVGKERQLTPKVVFAG
- a CDS encoding helix-turn-helix domain-containing protein; the encoded protein is MTDRAKPLSVNACETWNISPEQLRSLLGQIEDKLHHSEVYRRTLAALQTQSGEALNPPLEDMSMLIKAMGREAIRISLQHFLAQERKKIHRSQSEAAIAPVTTPPSNPTPPAIETTKKVASFRPRKVSKAQLAQQKAKEEKEQAWKAIGEQLQHARYARSLSLEQLHALTRIPLHELKALEAGDLDRLPEEVYLQGFVRRLSIVLGLDSQQLLSTLPTPDTRHSVIPSWYRPPTGNKRSMYLQPAHLYVGYTALMAGAVGGLTLLYGEAPSGAAQEQLQPGPQHSAPDRDREAYAAESLSSAEIPPPEALEPNSL